A region of Granulicella sibirica DNA encodes the following proteins:
- a CDS encoding bifunctional YncE family protein/alkaline phosphatase family protein codes for MRSIVAFTRHAAKSAALSMLAGSLLTFAQTPQPQPGSSDFNVAPPKDETLGNRKNTEDGHGEKSRVDSPERTVGPQRDGSIVVSDNQTLTPAGKLIDLGSPVRAKAIALNPAKAAHTAAVLLMGSPEPIIVFDTLTGQVLQRFLPGTDPSAKDRAAGSFAGITYSSDGSKLLFSQDNNYVSIAKVDRKTGLLSDEQRVTLPPPPKDGRVYHNAKAINPGGIAFSSDGKRAYVALNAANTLGVIDLGASPAKLIAQIPVGNVPNSVVVRGNFAYVSNEGGRAATAQDFTNDSDGTAIVVDRTDAYTLTGTVSIVDLTAGKQVKEITVGLHPAGMTIAGPRLYVANAYSDSLSIIDLQTDAVVRTIDLSVPIAGGAFGSGPNGVAVTEDGRAYVTLGQANAVAVVNLQGRDAKPVIGYIPTAYFPTSISYDKAQKLLVIADDKGLGSRGSTTLTNGAVGYNTHADMGVVNLIPEPDASVLARSSKQVFENNHWNLTTNIEVGKEFVDPKAAPVAIPKHIGEPSLIKHVFLIIKENRTYDQMLGDVAWGNGSKELAVFASAVPNQHAMVQRFPLLDNVYAPSRQSADGHPWIGMSGSFYSNDILSPDWIRSYPGGQAEDALTNTPKGFLWTEIAAMGLTARLYGEWSSGTTIARKPDGSAYTWTDFYKTSRCKEGKAPASDCVVPDDAIHVSSAIPSAAKIMDPHFPPFNLDIPDQYRVDYWIKEFQRMDGAGQVPNLTILWLPNDHTAGTSKGHPLPINYQADNDLALGRMVEAISHSKVWDKSAIFVEEDDSQGGPDHVDGHRQPVFVMSPYTAASQVPGQGKVIHTTYTAENINRTIENILGAKPLTQFDLVASPMFDAFQNKPDLTPYDCLRATIPLDQGPGLPEGTVASYSQVEKAWLKATGKVMKNKYDKADSVDPNFLNHVTWYATTGWNRPYPGEDRVLPPGPLVKVAMKFNGDDDDD; via the coding sequence GTGCGTTCAATCGTTGCCTTCACCCGTCACGCCGCGAAATCGGCCGCCCTGTCGATGCTCGCTGGCTCGCTTCTGACGTTTGCCCAGACGCCGCAGCCCCAGCCGGGAAGCTCGGACTTCAATGTGGCTCCTCCGAAGGATGAAACCCTCGGCAACCGGAAGAACACGGAAGACGGGCACGGAGAGAAATCGCGGGTGGATAGCCCTGAGCGGACCGTGGGCCCGCAGCGAGACGGATCCATCGTTGTCTCGGATAACCAGACCCTGACACCGGCCGGAAAGCTCATCGATCTGGGCTCTCCGGTGCGGGCGAAGGCGATTGCGCTCAACCCCGCGAAGGCCGCGCACACTGCCGCGGTGCTGCTGATGGGATCGCCGGAGCCGATCATCGTCTTCGACACGTTGACCGGTCAGGTGCTGCAGCGCTTTCTGCCGGGCACCGATCCCTCGGCCAAAGATCGGGCGGCTGGCTCGTTCGCCGGGATTACGTATTCTTCCGATGGATCGAAACTGCTCTTCAGCCAGGACAATAACTACGTATCGATCGCGAAGGTGGACAGGAAGACGGGGCTTCTCAGCGATGAGCAGAGGGTAACTCTGCCGCCACCGCCGAAGGATGGCCGTGTTTATCACAATGCGAAGGCGATCAATCCCGGCGGCATTGCGTTTTCGAGTGACGGCAAACGAGCGTACGTCGCGTTGAATGCAGCGAATACGCTTGGTGTGATCGATCTGGGTGCTTCTCCAGCGAAGCTTATCGCGCAGATTCCTGTCGGCAATGTGCCCAACAGCGTCGTCGTCCGGGGGAACTTCGCGTATGTGAGCAATGAGGGTGGGCGGGCGGCGACGGCGCAAGACTTCACCAACGATTCCGATGGAACGGCGATCGTGGTGGATCGGACGGATGCCTATACGCTCACCGGCACTGTATCGATTGTGGATCTGACTGCGGGCAAGCAGGTCAAGGAGATCACGGTCGGGCTTCATCCGGCGGGAATGACGATTGCGGGCCCCCGCCTCTACGTGGCGAACGCGTACAGCGATAGCCTGTCGATCATCGATCTCCAGACCGATGCGGTAGTACGAACGATCGATCTCAGTGTTCCGATCGCGGGAGGCGCTTTCGGCTCCGGGCCGAACGGAGTTGCGGTGACCGAGGACGGGAGAGCCTATGTGACGCTCGGGCAAGCGAATGCAGTGGCTGTCGTCAATCTTCAAGGGCGCGATGCGAAGCCGGTAATCGGGTACATCCCGACGGCGTACTTTCCTACTTCGATCAGCTACGACAAGGCGCAGAAGCTGCTTGTGATTGCGGATGACAAAGGCCTGGGATCGCGTGGAAGCACGACGCTTACAAACGGCGCCGTGGGATACAACACGCATGCCGACATGGGTGTCGTGAACCTGATTCCCGAGCCGGATGCGAGCGTGCTGGCGCGATCGAGCAAGCAGGTGTTCGAGAACAACCACTGGAACCTGACGACCAATATCGAAGTCGGCAAGGAGTTTGTCGATCCGAAGGCGGCGCCTGTGGCGATTCCTAAGCATATCGGCGAGCCGTCGCTGATCAAGCATGTTTTTCTGATCATCAAGGAGAACCGGACCTACGACCAGATGCTGGGTGATGTTGCCTGGGGGAACGGCTCGAAAGAGCTTGCGGTGTTTGCGTCGGCAGTGCCGAATCAGCATGCGATGGTGCAGCGATTCCCGCTGCTGGACAACGTCTATGCGCCTAGCCGGCAGTCGGCGGATGGGCATCCGTGGATCGGCATGTCTGGGTCGTTTTACTCGAACGATATCCTGTCGCCGGACTGGATCCGCTCGTATCCGGGAGGGCAGGCAGAGGATGCGCTGACGAACACGCCGAAGGGTTTTCTTTGGACTGAAATCGCCGCCATGGGGCTCACTGCAAGGCTCTATGGGGAGTGGAGCAGCGGCACCACGATCGCTCGCAAGCCGGATGGCTCGGCCTACACTTGGACCGATTTTTATAAAACTTCGCGATGCAAGGAAGGGAAGGCACCGGCGTCTGATTGCGTCGTTCCGGATGATGCGATTCATGTGAGTTCGGCGATTCCGTCCGCGGCGAAGATCATGGATCCGCACTTTCCGCCGTTCAATCTCGATATTCCGGACCAATACCGTGTCGATTACTGGATCAAGGAATTTCAGCGGATGGATGGGGCTGGCCAGGTGCCGAATCTGACGATTCTATGGCTGCCGAATGACCATACCGCCGGCACGTCGAAGGGGCATCCCCTGCCGATCAACTACCAGGCGGATAACGATCTCGCGCTGGGCCGGATGGTGGAGGCGATCAGCCACAGTAAGGTCTGGGACAAGTCCGCGATCTTCGTCGAGGAGGACGACTCGCAGGGAGGACCGGACCACGTGGATGGGCATCGGCAGCCGGTGTTTGTCATGAGCCCATATACGGCTGCATCGCAGGTTCCGGGGCAGGGGAAGGTGATTCACACGACCTATACGGCGGAGAACATCAACCGCACGATCGAGAACATCCTGGGGGCGAAGCCGCTGACGCAGTTCGACCTGGTGGCGTCGCCGATGTTCGACGCGTTCCAGAATAAACCGGACCTGACGCCGTACGATTGTCTGCGGGCTACCATTCCTTTGGATCAGGGGCCAGGGCTTCCGGAGGGTACGGTCGCTTCCTATAGCCAGGTCGAGAAGGCGTGGCTGAAGGCGACCGGCAAGGTGATGAAGAACAAGTACGATAAGGCCGACTCGGTCGATCCGAACTTTCTCAATCACGTGACCTGGTATGCGACGACGGGCTGGAATCGGCCCTATCCGGGTGAGGACAGAGTTCTACCGCCGGGTCCTCTGGTGAAGGTCGCGATGAAGTTCAACGGCGACGATGACGATGACTAG
- a CDS encoding S8 family serine peptidase, which translates to MKSETDLPRFSYPISGTASELLVADDAVFLAFARKVGADVDGLLAGYAIDDKATLRGLLGTKVDVQLLTGDVDGGLATLDKVRDLEEKPQTRVSSGLITREILKAEKDSGAASGPAFQAAFAKEFKGTVDGLPWAAVQDRVKQSRAQYSTLTPDVLIGSVKASMDPAVTKTKSLDFRMAQSLVLLRTVLKDRYPVKETIVNTLAAYIKTNNAAKPDIWAARDVSFGSAATLTPVLIGIWDSGVDTSLYPGQLYVDPKPGMHSPHGLAFDQQGKLYNGDLQPLSAEQKAFYPRALEIRRGRNDMVDGIDSPLAAKFREDLKTTPPDQLAAEQKTSTFLSQWMHGTHVAGIAVKGNPAARLVVAQFDDGIEYLPFAPTVEWANTFKADFVQIGDYFREHHVRVVNMSWSDSQSEFEDWLAKASTEKDPSVRKQMAAQVYAIWREAVEGAIKRAPETLFVCAAGNSDSNPGFNGDVPASLILPNLITVGAVDQAGDETSFTSYGTTVVLDADGFQVESFVPGGTRLKESGTSMASPNVVNLAAKLFALDPSLTPEKAIALMEKGADASPDGRRHLINPKATVAMLQSKTP; encoded by the coding sequence GTGAAGAGCGAAACTGATCTTCCGCGGTTCAGCTACCCGATTTCGGGGACGGCGAGCGAGCTTCTGGTGGCGGACGATGCGGTGTTTCTGGCGTTTGCGCGGAAGGTGGGAGCGGATGTCGATGGCTTGCTTGCGGGATACGCGATCGACGACAAAGCTACGCTGCGCGGGTTGCTCGGAACGAAGGTGGATGTGCAGCTTCTGACGGGTGACGTCGACGGCGGGCTGGCTACGCTCGATAAGGTTCGTGATCTGGAGGAGAAGCCGCAGACGCGGGTGTCGTCGGGGCTGATTACGCGAGAGATTCTGAAGGCGGAGAAGGACTCGGGAGCGGCGAGCGGGCCGGCATTCCAGGCTGCATTCGCTAAGGAGTTCAAGGGGACGGTGGATGGGCTGCCGTGGGCGGCGGTGCAGGATCGGGTGAAGCAGTCGCGTGCGCAGTATTCCACGCTGACACCGGATGTACTGATCGGGAGCGTGAAGGCCAGCATGGATCCGGCGGTGACGAAGACGAAGAGCCTAGACTTCAGGATGGCGCAGAGCCTTGTGCTGCTGCGGACGGTTCTGAAGGACCGCTATCCGGTGAAGGAGACCATCGTCAACACGCTGGCGGCTTATATCAAGACGAACAATGCAGCCAAGCCGGATATCTGGGCGGCTCGGGATGTGAGCTTTGGGAGCGCTGCGACGCTGACGCCGGTGCTGATCGGGATATGGGACTCCGGGGTGGATACGTCGCTGTATCCGGGGCAGCTCTACGTGGATCCCAAGCCCGGGATGCATAGCCCGCATGGGCTTGCCTTCGACCAGCAGGGGAAGCTGTATAACGGCGATCTGCAGCCGTTGTCGGCGGAGCAGAAGGCGTTCTACCCGCGGGCGCTCGAGATCCGCCGAGGGCGGAACGACATGGTCGATGGGATCGACTCGCCCCTGGCGGCGAAGTTTCGGGAGGATTTAAAGACGACTCCTCCTGACCAGCTTGCGGCGGAACAGAAGACCAGCACCTTCCTGTCACAGTGGATGCATGGGACGCACGTAGCGGGGATTGCGGTGAAAGGGAATCCGGCGGCGCGGCTCGTGGTGGCGCAGTTCGATGACGGGATCGAGTATCTTCCGTTTGCTCCTACTGTCGAGTGGGCGAATACGTTCAAGGCGGATTTCGTGCAGATCGGGGACTACTTCCGCGAGCACCACGTGCGGGTGGTGAATATGAGCTGGTCAGACAGCCAGAGCGAGTTCGAGGACTGGCTGGCGAAAGCAAGCACGGAGAAGGATCCATCGGTGCGGAAGCAGATGGCCGCGCAGGTATATGCGATTTGGCGGGAGGCGGTCGAGGGGGCGATCAAGAGGGCTCCGGAAACGTTGTTCGTGTGCGCCGCCGGTAACTCGGACAGTAATCCGGGCTTCAACGGGGATGTTCCAGCTTCGCTGATACTGCCGAACCTGATTACGGTCGGTGCGGTGGACCAGGCGGGGGACGAGACGTCATTTACCAGTTACGGGACGACAGTGGTGCTGGACGCGGACGGGTTCCAGGTGGAGAGCTTTGTGCCTGGCGGGACGCGTTTGAAGGAGTCGGGAACTTCGATGGCATCGCCGAACGTGGTGAACCTTGCGGCGAAGCTGTTCGCGCTCGATCCGAGCCTGACTCCGGAGAAGGCAATCGCTTTGATGGAGAAGGGAGCCGATGCCAGCCCGGATGGGCGGCGGCATCTGATCAACCCGAAGGCTACGGTGGCCATGCTGCAGTCGAAGACGCCCTAG
- the trmD gene encoding tRNA (guanosine(37)-N1)-methyltransferase TrmD has protein sequence MRIDILTIFPDFFAGPLDHGVLRRASMNGTVGIHPIDLRTFTHDRHRTVDDRPFGGGEGMLLKPEPIFDAIESLAVTPKETRDLARETVILLSPQGRPFDQTVAHELVSLDRIVLICGRYEGVDERVNTLLCDRELSIGDYVLSGGELAAAVIIDTVVRLLPGVLGNPDSNRFESFGAPDSAADAETLDGLPRSTHGSGGLLDYPQYTRPADFRGASVPEVLTDGNHDLIRQWRRRAMLEKTLKNRPDLLVTAHLTKADRKILEELRSEHLAENSDD, from the coding sequence ATGCGCATCGACATCCTCACCATCTTCCCGGACTTCTTCGCCGGCCCCCTCGACCACGGCGTCCTCCGCCGCGCGAGCATGAACGGCACCGTCGGCATCCACCCCATCGACCTCCGAACCTTCACCCACGACCGCCACCGCACCGTCGACGACCGCCCCTTTGGTGGAGGCGAAGGCATGCTTCTCAAGCCCGAGCCCATCTTCGACGCCATCGAATCCCTCGCCGTCACCCCAAAGGAAACCCGCGACCTGGCCCGCGAGACAGTCATCCTGCTCTCCCCGCAGGGCCGCCCCTTCGACCAGACAGTCGCCCACGAACTAGTCTCACTCGACCGGATCGTCCTTATCTGCGGCCGTTACGAAGGCGTCGACGAACGCGTCAACACCCTCCTCTGCGACCGCGAGCTCTCCATCGGCGACTACGTCCTCTCCGGCGGCGAACTCGCGGCAGCTGTCATCATCGACACCGTTGTCCGCCTCCTCCCCGGCGTCCTCGGCAACCCCGACTCCAACCGCTTCGAAAGCTTCGGAGCCCCGGACTCCGCCGCCGACGCTGAAACCCTCGACGGCCTTCCCCGTTCCACCCACGGCTCCGGCGGCCTCCTCGACTACCCCCAGTACACCCGCCCCGCCGACTTTCGCGGAGCCAGCGTCCCCGAGGTCCTTACCGACGGCAACCACGACCTCATCCGGCAGTGGCGCCGCCGAGCCATGCTTGAGAAGACCCTGAAAAACCGCCCCGATCTCCTGGTGACGGCGCACCTCACCAAGGCCGATCGGAAGATCCTCGAAGAGCTCCGCTCGGAACATCTCGCCGAAAACTCAGACGACTAG
- the rimM gene encoding ribosome maturation factor RimM (Essential for efficient processing of 16S rRNA), with protein sequence METTPTTATDALNAPQASSWLLLAHILRPQGRKGEVLADLFTDFPERFDGEPRVFLAKPGFTGPASEARPATITSFFLPVGKNSGRIVLHLAGIDSITQAETLANLEVIVPHEERLEAEEDASYISDLLDCQVYDVPDSPDQSPVFIGTVDDVHLPTTPDGARRLEEAAPLLAVLSPSGNEILIPFVKAYLLSIDADSKRILMRLPPGLLEVNA encoded by the coding sequence ATGGAGACCACCCCAACCACGGCAACCGATGCGCTCAACGCCCCTCAAGCGTCGTCCTGGCTCCTCCTTGCTCACATCCTGCGTCCCCAGGGACGCAAGGGTGAGGTCCTCGCAGATCTCTTCACCGACTTCCCCGAACGATTCGATGGCGAACCACGCGTCTTCCTTGCTAAGCCAGGCTTCACCGGTCCCGCCTCCGAGGCACGCCCCGCCACCATCACCAGCTTCTTCCTTCCCGTGGGCAAGAACAGCGGTCGCATCGTTCTGCATCTCGCGGGAATCGATTCGATCACCCAGGCGGAGACCCTCGCCAACCTCGAGGTCATCGTCCCCCACGAAGAGCGCCTCGAGGCCGAAGAAGACGCCTCCTACATCAGCGATCTCCTCGACTGCCAGGTCTACGACGTCCCCGACTCCCCAGACCAGTCTCCCGTCTTCATCGGCACAGTCGACGACGTCCACCTCCCCACCACTCCCGACGGCGCCCGCCGCCTCGAAGAAGCCGCACCCCTCCTCGCCGTGCTCTCCCCATCCGGCAACGAGATCCTCATCCCCTTCGTCAAGGCCTACCTCCTCTCCATCGATGCAGATTCCAAGCGCATCCTGATGCGCCTCCCGCCCGGCCTCCTCGAAGTCAACGCCTAG
- a CDS encoding KH domain-containing protein: MTQPSSPDSQADIVQGMQKLVLEIARALVDEPESVSVEVVADQDSTSTVLRLRVSQKDVGKLIGKQGRTARSLRTILGAASMKLHHRFALDILEHGEAPRMTPANLPARDEQDL; the protein is encoded by the coding sequence ATGACTCAGCCGTCCTCGCCTGACTCTCAGGCGGACATTGTGCAAGGTATGCAAAAGCTCGTACTGGAGATCGCACGCGCGCTCGTCGATGAGCCCGAATCGGTCTCTGTCGAGGTTGTTGCAGACCAAGACTCCACTTCAACCGTCCTCCGCCTCCGCGTCTCACAAAAAGACGTTGGAAAGCTTATTGGCAAACAAGGCCGCACAGCCCGCTCTCTTCGCACCATCCTCGGCGCCGCCAGTATGAAGCTGCATCACCGCTTTGCACTGGATATTCTCGAACACGGAGAGGCTCCAAGAATGACCCCCGCCAACCTCCCAGCTCGCGATGAGCAGGACCTCTAA
- the rpsP gene encoding 30S ribosomal protein S16 — MIRLARVGARKQPHYRIVVIEKDRARNGRSVEVVGTYNPRTNPATVNLKRDRIDYWTGNGAQLSDRVGKLLAQAPAVEVPVTA, encoded by the coding sequence ATGATCCGTCTGGCGCGCGTTGGAGCGCGCAAGCAGCCCCACTACCGCATTGTTGTCATCGAAAAAGACCGCGCCCGCAATGGCCGTTCGGTTGAAGTCGTCGGAACCTACAATCCCCGAACCAACCCGGCTACCGTCAACCTCAAGCGCGACCGCATCGACTACTGGACCGGGAATGGCGCCCAGCTCTCTGACCGCGTCGGCAAGCTCCTTGCCCAGGCGCCCGCAGTGGAAGTCCCTGTAACCGCATAA
- a CDS encoding alpha/beta hydrolase: MEAPESDFDGEPDLKPALQNWSFHSNFLPIPEERILTVHLPPQYDEDPTRRFPVFYLHDGQNLFDPRLSYVPGRTWQADATADRLSLAGECEPVILVGIANAGLRRMAEYTPTRDARMAGGEGHTYGRVLMKEIKPFIDRTYRTQPSAATTGLGGSSLGGLISLYLGLQHPRIFGKLAVMSPSIWWDHRSILTFVGSAIPKPALRIWLDMGTAEGLRHLRDTDLLHNRLVKLGWRDNVDLAYQRVSGAVHDELAWAARFPDVLRFLFPPR, encoded by the coding sequence ATGGAAGCCCCCGAATCCGACTTCGACGGCGAACCTGACCTAAAACCCGCCCTCCAGAACTGGAGCTTTCACTCGAACTTCCTTCCGATCCCTGAAGAGCGCATTCTCACCGTCCACCTGCCCCCGCAGTACGACGAAGACCCCACCCGCCGCTTCCCCGTCTTCTATCTCCACGACGGCCAGAACCTCTTCGATCCCCGCCTCTCCTACGTTCCCGGGCGCACCTGGCAGGCCGACGCGACCGCCGACCGCCTCTCCCTCGCCGGCGAGTGCGAGCCTGTCATCCTCGTCGGCATCGCCAACGCCGGTCTCCGCCGCATGGCCGAGTACACCCCCACCCGCGACGCCCGCATGGCTGGCGGGGAAGGGCATACCTACGGCCGCGTCCTCATGAAAGAGATCAAGCCCTTCATCGACCGCACCTACCGCACCCAGCCCTCAGCTGCGACGACCGGCCTCGGCGGATCGTCCCTGGGCGGACTCATCAGTCTTTACCTCGGCCTCCAACACCCCAGGATCTTCGGCAAGCTCGCAGTCATGAGCCCCTCTATCTGGTGGGACCACCGCAGCATCCTTACCTTCGTCGGCTCCGCCATCCCCAAGCCCGCGCTCCGTATCTGGCTCGACATGGGCACCGCCGAAGGCCTCCGCCACCTCCGCGACACCGATCTCCTCCACAACCGCCTCGTCAAACTAGGCTGGCGCGACAACGTCGACCTTGCCTACCAGCGCGTCTCCGGAGCGGTCCACGACGAGCTCGCGTGGGCCGCCCGTTTCCCCGACGTCCTCCGCTTTCTCTTCCCTCCCCGATAA
- a CDS encoding esterase family protein: protein MELLVFGHAGLPIVVFPTSQARFYEFEDRNMVGTIADKIDRGEIQLFCVDSVDSESWYNRGVGPDWRIARQVQYENYIIHEAIPFVRGENWNPQIATLGCSFGGYHALNFALRHPDIFTACLSMSGMFDMTFFLGGFYNNDVYMQTPTHYIPNQHDGWYFDRYRGNTYILATGVHDQCWASNEEMGRILRDKGIPCRLDVWGDNTGHDWPWWQQMMRAYL from the coding sequence ATGGAGCTTCTGGTCTTTGGGCACGCGGGGCTTCCCATCGTGGTTTTTCCGACCTCGCAGGCTCGGTTTTACGAGTTTGAAGACCGCAACATGGTGGGGACGATCGCGGACAAAATCGACCGGGGAGAGATTCAGCTCTTCTGCGTGGATTCGGTCGACTCGGAGAGCTGGTACAACCGGGGCGTTGGACCGGACTGGCGGATCGCGCGGCAGGTTCAATATGAGAACTACATCATTCATGAGGCGATTCCATTTGTGCGCGGGGAGAACTGGAACCCGCAGATCGCAACGCTGGGGTGCAGCTTTGGCGGGTATCACGCACTGAACTTCGCGCTGCGCCATCCCGACATCTTCACGGCCTGTTTGTCGATGAGCGGTATGTTCGACATGACGTTCTTCCTGGGCGGCTTCTATAACAACGATGTCTACATGCAGACGCCAACGCACTACATTCCGAACCAGCATGACGGGTGGTACTTCGACCGGTACCGGGGGAACACGTACATTCTGGCGACGGGGGTCCATGACCAGTGCTGGGCGTCGAATGAAGAGATGGGCCGGATTCTCCGGGATAAGGGAATTCCGTGCCGGCTGGATGTATGGGGCGATAACACCGGGCATGATTGGCCCTGGTGGCAGCAGATGATGCGGGCTTACCTGTAA
- a CDS encoding ATP-grasp domain-containing protein, with amino-acid sequence MKKIGVLFGVENTFPGALVEHINSLNLEGITAEFVQVGGVEMAVPSGYSVIVDRISHDMPFYRSFLKNAALTGTQVINNPFWWSADDKFFNYALATKLGVAVPRTVLLPHKYFPPNINAQSLRNLEFPLNWQKIFDYVQFPAFLKPHDGGGWRDVFHVHNPEEFFNAYDQSRDLAMTLQAAVKFQEYFRCYVVGQSKVKIMAYDPRRPHAERYVLEPQTYAPGLLERVEKDALTLCRALGYDLNTVEFAVEDGVPYAIDFMNPAPDADFYSVGEENFRWIVEAVGRLAVEKAQAGTPDLHEMRWGSLLTGGTIAAKAAPVKAAAKKAPAKKTAAKKAASKKTAAEKD; translated from the coding sequence ATGAAGAAGATTGGCGTTCTATTTGGTGTGGAGAATACGTTCCCGGGTGCTTTGGTCGAGCACATCAATTCGCTGAACCTGGAAGGGATCACCGCGGAGTTCGTGCAGGTCGGCGGAGTGGAGATGGCGGTGCCGTCGGGATACTCGGTGATCGTGGATCGCATCTCGCACGACATGCCGTTCTACCGGTCGTTCCTGAAGAACGCGGCGCTGACCGGGACGCAGGTGATCAACAATCCGTTCTGGTGGTCGGCGGACGATAAGTTCTTTAACTACGCGCTGGCGACGAAGCTGGGTGTTGCTGTGCCGCGGACGGTTCTTCTGCCGCACAAGTACTTTCCGCCGAACATCAACGCGCAGTCGCTGCGGAACCTCGAATTCCCGCTGAACTGGCAGAAGATCTTCGACTATGTGCAGTTTCCGGCGTTCCTGAAGCCGCATGACGGGGGTGGATGGCGGGACGTGTTTCATGTTCACAACCCGGAGGAGTTCTTTAATGCGTACGACCAGAGCCGCGACCTGGCGATGACGCTGCAGGCGGCGGTGAAGTTTCAGGAGTACTTTCGTTGCTACGTGGTGGGACAGTCGAAGGTGAAGATCATGGCGTACGATCCGCGCCGTCCGCATGCGGAGCGCTATGTGCTGGAGCCGCAGACATACGCCCCTGGGCTCTTGGAGCGGGTCGAGAAGGACGCGCTCACGCTTTGCCGGGCGCTTGGGTATGACCTGAATACGGTCGAGTTCGCGGTTGAGGATGGTGTTCCGTATGCGATCGACTTCATGAATCCGGCTCCGGATGCGGACTTCTATTCGGTTGGCGAGGAGAACTTCCGGTGGATCGTGGAGGCGGTAGGGCGGCTGGCGGTCGAGAAGGCGCAGGCTGGAACGCCGGATCTTCATGAGATGCGGTGGGGGTCGTTGCTGACGGGTGGGACGATTGCTGCTAAGGCGGCTCCGGTGAAGGCGGCTGCTAAGAAGGCTCCGGCGAAGAAGACGGCAGCGAAAAAAGCGGCCAGTAAGAAGACGGCGGCGGAAAAAGACTAG
- a CDS encoding NUDIX hydrolase, translated as MLTQRLQALAQAGLAYSTNAFDLERYEEIRGLSVRLLGEITDEPYEKIVQVFASETGYQTPKVDIRAVIFRGDSEILMVRETNDGGRWTLPGGWADVGYTPFETAEKEALEETGLIVKAVRLLALLDKRKHEHPAQPWYIYKAFIRCEMVGGELLQETAETGGARWFTLAEALGAELSVDRVTASQLELMFRFVEDPGMAVVCD; from the coding sequence GTGCTCACTCAACGTCTTCAGGCTCTCGCGCAGGCTGGGCTGGCTTACTCGACGAATGCGTTCGATCTTGAGCGGTACGAGGAGATTCGTGGGCTGAGCGTGAGGCTACTAGGGGAGATCACCGACGAGCCTTACGAGAAGATTGTTCAGGTGTTTGCGAGTGAGACCGGTTATCAAACGCCGAAGGTGGATATTCGGGCGGTGATCTTTCGCGGCGACTCCGAGATTCTGATGGTGCGGGAGACGAACGACGGCGGGCGGTGGACGCTGCCGGGCGGGTGGGCGGATGTGGGGTATACGCCTTTTGAGACGGCGGAGAAAGAGGCGCTTGAAGAGACGGGGCTGATCGTGAAGGCGGTGAGGCTGCTGGCGCTGCTGGATAAGCGGAAGCATGAGCATCCGGCGCAGCCCTGGTATATCTACAAGGCGTTTATCCGGTGCGAGATGGTGGGCGGGGAGTTGCTGCAGGAGACGGCGGAGACGGGTGGAGCGCGGTGGTTTACTTTGGCCGAGGCTTTGGGGGCTGAGCTATCTGTCGACCGGGTTACGGCATCGCAGTTGGAATTGATGTTTCGGTTTGTGGAGGATCCGGGGATGGCGGTGGTTTGTGATTGA